The genomic segment AGGccgcccccgcagccccggcagTCCCCGCGCACCCGCAGCCGGCGGAGCTGGTCGTGCAGCGCCGCCTTGACCCGCAGCAGCGTCTCCTCCTCGCGGCGCAGCTCCTGCAGCCGGCTCAGCATCGTCCCCGCCGGGGCACGAACCAACCGCCCCGCCCCCTGACGTCACGGCCCGCCCGCCTGACGTCACACCGCCACAGCGCCGCGCCACAGCCGCCCCCGCGCGGCCACCGCCGGTCACTGCACCCGCAGGCTCAGCCTCAGCCACgccgccctcctcctcctcctcgccccGGAAGTTCGAACGCCGCTCGCACACGCACACCCGACACGGCTTTCCGTATTCCAACAACGTTTATTAGGGACAGCCCGCGGGCACAGCCCCCGCGGGAACCCCGGGGCAGCACGGCAGCGGTTATGCCTTGGCCTCGGCCTTTGCCGCGGGCTTGGCGGCCTTGGCTGTCTTGGCCTTCTTGGCAGGGGGCTCTGCCTTGGGTGCAGCTGGGGCCTTGGCAGCTGCCAGCTTGGCCAGGGCCTTggctttcttctcttccttgaGTTTGTGCTAGAACAGACAGAGAGACGATCAGTCAGGGCACCACCTgaggcccagccccagccccggcacCCACTCACGTTCTGCGCGTGCCGCAGGATGGTGTTGCGCCGCATGGTTTTGGCGTACGGGTTCAGCTTGATCATGATTCTCAGGTTCTTCAGTGGGTTCTTCTTCAGGACCCTGCGCTGAATCTTCTTCCTGAAAAGCACAGCCACGTTGTATCACCAGTGTATTTTGCAATTCCACTTCTGCTAAATTCCCCCTGAGATCTAGTCAACTGCTATTCCTTGTGTTCATATCCAGAAATTAGGAAATCCCAGCCTGAAACCAATTTCAAACCTCCCTGCACGGCCTTTGTTCATGAAATCAAATCACTCACTTTGGAGCACGCAGGGCCTTCTGGATTTCCTGGCTTCTCATGATTCTTCCAATATCCGTATTGGTCATCTTGTGCATGGGCAGGCTGCAAAACAAACGTTCAGAGTGTAAGTGGGTGATAGAACCGTGGCTAACTCACCACAACCAGGCATTCAGGAGCAAGGCTCTGTATCCCTTTTCCTGGGATAGGGGAAACCTTCCTGCCCCCTGGCTGACTCACTTGTAGTCGCTCTTGAGCGTGGCTGCCTTGCGCCAGGTGCCGTACAGATCGTCCAGCTTGCGGAACGCGCTCTCGGTCCAGATGCAGAAACGCCCCACGTGGCCCCCGGGAGCGAGGCGCAGCAGGTTCAGCTTGTTCACGTTCAGCAGAGTGattcctgcaggaaagcaggCAAAGCAACCCCTTCAGTTTGGGATTTAAATTGAGGACTGTGAGGCTAAGCAGTAGACAAGATGCAGAAAGAGAATGGGGATTTTTGGCTTTGATATTACATAGCTACACACACTTCTGTATGAACATCtattgaattttaaattaataataagcCTATTTCCAGTGGCAAACTAACCAGCCTCATTTTTAACTGCCCCAAACACAGCTGAGGGCTGGAACAGCTGCAATATTTGTCACAAAACCCCTAAGCATCACCCCAGCAGGTTCTTAGAAAGATCAACCACTGCAGCCAGTCAGCACTTCCACTCAATCATGTGTTTCAGAAACACGGACCATGAAGTGGAATCTCATCATTCCAggcagtgtcccagcagagcagggagcgtGTCCCAGCTTAGTTACCGGGGATGTTCCGGAAAGCCCTGATGATGCCGTTGTCCTCGTTGTAGATGATGCAGGGTCCCCTGCGCTGGATGCGGCGGCGATTCCTCATCTTGCCCTTCCCGGCCCGCATGCGCTGGGAGG from the Zonotrichia leucophrys gambelii isolate GWCS_2022_RI chromosome 10, RI_Zleu_2.0, whole genome shotgun sequence genome contains:
- the RPL4 gene encoding large ribosomal subunit protein uL4, which encodes MACARPLISVYSEKGEASGKNVTLPAVFKAPIRPDVVNFVHTNLRKNNRQPYAVSELAGHQTSAESWGTGRAVARIPRVRGGGTHRSGQGAFGNMCRGGRMFAPTKTWRRWHRRVNIMQKRYAICSALAASALPALVMSKGHRIEEIPELPLVVEDKVEGYKKTKEAVLLLKKLKAWNDIKKVYASQRMRAGKGKMRNRRRIQRRGPCIIYNEDNGIIRAFRNIPGITLLNVNKLNLLRLAPGGHVGRFCIWTESAFRKLDDLYGTWRKAATLKSDYNLPMHKMTNTDIGRIMRSQEIQKALRAPKKKIQRRVLKKNPLKNLRIMIKLNPYAKTMRRNTILRHAQNHKLKEEKKAKALAKLAAAKAPAAPKAEPPAKKAKTAKAAKPAAKAEAKA